In a genomic window of Drosophila takahashii strain IR98-3 E-12201 chromosome 3L, DtakHiC1v2, whole genome shotgun sequence:
- the eIF2A gene encoding eukaryotic translation initiation factor 2A: MAAAADLVVPTLAIRSSVGVELWSSAGAKQPYEHKPHLPREETKSSRSICFSSDGRYFAFSNGQEVKVLQAPGQDSAASWPVKCVLPRPKAFYLQFSPRGSYLCTWEHYAITKDRPEGSPNLLVYEVATGAEVFAIVQKNQTDWQPSWSADESIFALVVGGEALFYDLGAGADKGFAATSRKIGGSRGGMLSLGPGNCPPYLAFYTPGAKGAPSMCKLYKYPALGQNQTVACKSFFQADRVEMLWNKRGSGLLLLTSTEVDKSGASYYGNQAVHFMATKGDTCSVPLSKEGPVHCVKWSPKATEFVVVYGFMPSKAALYNLKCDVIFDFGEGPRNCAYFNPFGNLIVLAGFGNLPGAVEVWDVSKREKLANIKCADTTVFEWHPNGEWFVTATTAPRLRISNGFKVYHYSGALLHETMWPQGQELLGIEWQHFADKTFSEPKITKAKHEGIKSSQPEASKKAYTPPHLRLLKEGKNPEKYLPQPSIPGLNPTAAAGGANGNKRNAKNKQRSARKDVNAVNGGDADSVPAEVAESGAPAARQSPVSVPRPKHQPDNAPDQQVNQEEHGQANGQNISEKERKIRSVAKKLSDIKKLKVRRSQGESLELNQLNKIKMEARYLDELKALKLSA, encoded by the exons ATGGCTGCAGCTGCGGATCTGGTTGTTCCTACCCTTGCCA TTCGCTCTAGCGTGGGCGTGGAATTGTGGTCCTCGGCGGGCGCCAAGCAGCCCTACGAGCACAAGCCCCACCTGCCGCGCGAGGAGACGAAGAGCTCGCGCTCGATCTGCTTCAGCTCCGACGGCCGGTACTTCGCCTTCTCCAACGGCCAGGAGGTCAAGGTGCTCCAGGCTCCAGGCCAGGACAGCGCCGCCAGCTGGCCGGTCAAGTGCGTCCTGCCCAGGCCCAAGGCCTTCTACCTGCAGTTCTCGCCACGTGGCAGCTACCTGTGCACCTGGGAGCACTATGCCATCACCAAGGACCGGCCGGAGGGGTCGCCCAACCTGCTCGTCTACGAGGTGGCCACCGGCGCCGAGGTGTTCGCCATCGTCCAGAAGAACCAGACGGACTGGCAGCCCTCCTGGTCGGCGGACGAGTCCATCTTCGCCCTGGTCGTTGGCGGCGAGGCGCTCTTCTATGATCTCGGCGCGGGAGCGGACAAGGGATTCGCCGCCACGTCGCGCAAGATCGGAGGAAGTCGCGGCGGCATGCTGTCACTGGGCCCCGGCAACTGTCCCCCGTACCTGGCCTTCTACACGCCGGGCGCCAAGGGCGCTCCTTCCATGTGCAAGCTCTACAAGTACCCGGCGCTGGGTCAGAACCAGACCGTGGCCTGCAAGAGCTTCTTCCAGGCGGACCGCGTCGAGATGCTGTGGAACAAGCGGGGCAgcggactgctgctgctgaccaGCACGGAGGTGGACAAGAGCGGCGCCTCCTACTACGGCAACCAGGCGGTGCACTTCATGGCCACCAAGGGCGACACCTGCTCAGTGCCCCTCTCCAAAGAGGGACCAGTGCACTGCGTCAAGTGGAGTCCCAAGGCCACCGAGTTTGTGGTCGTCTACGGGTTCATGCCCTCCAAGGCGGCCCTCTACAACCTCAAGTGCGACGTGATCTTCGACTTTGGCGAGGGACCGCGCAACTGCGCCTACTTCAATCCGTTCGGCAACCTCATAGTGCTCGCCGGCTTCGGCAATCTACCCGGCGCCGTCGAGGTGTGGGATGTGTCCAAGCGCGAGAAGCTGGCGAACATCAAGTGCGCCGACACCACGGTCTTCGAGTGGCATCCGAACGGAGAGTGGTTCGTGACGGCCACCACGGCGCCCCGGCTGCGCATCAGCAACGG GTTCAAGGTGTACCACTACTCGGGCGCCCTGCTGCACGAGACCATGTGGCCGCAGGGCCAGGAGCTGCTGGGCATCGAGTGGCAGCACTTCGCGGACAAGACTTTCAGCGAGCCCAAGATCACCAAGGCCAAGCACGAGGGCATCAAGTCCAGCCAACCGGAGGCCAGCAAGAAGGCCTACACACCGCCCCATCTGCGGCTGTTGAAGGAGGGCAAGAATCCGGAGAAGTATCTGCCCCAGCCGAGTATTCCGGGACTGAACCCCACCGCAGCAGCAG GTGGTGCCAATGGGAACAAGAGGAACGCCAAGAACAAGCAGCGGAGCGCTAGGAAGGATGTCAACGCTGTGAACGGCGGCGATGCGGATTCGGTCCCGGCTGAGGTGGCTGAATCAGGTGCTCCGGCTGCTCGTCAGTCGCCCGTTTCCGTGCCCAGACCAAAGCACCAGCCGGATAACGCCCCCGATCAGCAAGTGAACCAAGAGGAACACGGCCAGGCCAATGGCCAGAACATCAGCGAGAAGGAGCGCAAGATCCGCAGTGTCGCCAAGAAGCTGTCGGACATCAAGAAGCTGAAGGTGCGCCGCAGCCAGGGCGAGAGCCTGGAGCTGAACCAGTTGAACAAGATTAAGATGGAAGCACGGTACCTGGACGAGCTCAAGGCTCTCAAGTTGTCTGCCTAG
- the LOC108054324 gene encoding putative nuclease HARBI1 has translation MPKRKLSRAIYLHSLEDSDEELLVRPRKPRVYQTRPNFLEEMEDDEFINKFRISKATCSLLLQKIGKKMEHLTTRSYALSPEDKLLLALRFYACGNFLIAVGDFCKMSTSSACRAIKEVSLNIAALSREYIMFGEPRKVIEDFQKISKFPNVMGAVGCTHIRIKSPSQNQYEAFRNRKGYFSLNVQIASSAQLIIQDVVARWPGSTDNSTIFENSRLKHRWETGEFENNFLLGNGYAVSKYMMTPITNPTTEAERLYNESQISGRKVVSKCLEVWKQRFPLLSYGMRIHIDTAKVVIVACAVLHNIAIQEKDPLPPGPVDEDLPPESFEDAEAVNEIVDDLGGLHRNNLISTYFER, from the exons ATgccaaaaaggaaattaagTCGCGCTATTTATCTTCATTCACTTGAAGACTCTGATGAAGAACTACTTGTAAGACCTCGTAAACCACGAGTATACCAAACCAGACCCAACTTTCTCGAGGAAATGGAAGATGAtgagtttataaataaattccggATTTCAAAGGCTACTTGCTCACTTCTGTTACAAAAAATAGGAAAGAAGATGGAGCATCTAACAACTAG GAGCTATGCCCTGAGTCCCGAGGATAAACTGTTACTGGCACTACGATTCTATGCCTGTGGAAACTTTTTAATAGCCGTTGGAGACTTTTGCAAGATGAGCACATCCTCCGCGTGTCGGGCGATAAAGGAAGTTTCCCTTAACATAGCCGCACTGTCCAGAGAATACATCATGTTTGGAGAGCCCCGTAAAGTCATAGaggattttcaaaaaatatccaAGTTCCCAAATGTGATGGGGGCTGTCGGCTGCACTCATATAAGGATTAAATCCCCAAGTCAGAACCAATATGAAGCGTTTCGCAACCGAAAAGGATACTTTTCATTAAACGTACAGATCGCTTCGAGTGCGCAGTTGATTATCCAAGATGTGGTCGCAAGATGGCCCGGATCGACCGATAATAGTACCATCTTTGAAAACAGTCGATTGAAGCACAGGTGGGAAACCGGTGAATTTGAAAATAACTTTCTTTTGGGCAATGGGTATGCAGTAAGCAAATATATGATGACACCCATCACAAACCCAACAACAGAGGCAGAAAGACTTTATAATGAGTCCCAGATCTCAGGTCGCAAAGTCGTTTCAAAATGTTTAGAGGTTTGGAAACAAAGATTTCCGCTGCTGTCCTACGGAATGCGAATCCATATTGATACAGCGAAAGTGGTAATCGTTGCATGTGCTGTTCTGCACAACATAGCCATCCAGGAAAAGGACCCATTACCCCCAGGCCCTGTTGATGAAGACCTACCTCCCGAGTCCTTTGAGGATGCCGAGGCAGTTAATGAAATAGTAGATGACCTCGGTGGTCTTCATCGAAACAATTTGATTAGTACATATTTTGAGAGGTGA
- the LOC108054330 gene encoding matrix-remodeling-associated protein 7, whose protein sequence is MQDTLPSLDFLFLGLPGHYSVALITLLLCVLIALYFANIFKDKTELEDEGLGADEPRDEEDSESRTPQGEETDDDEAYEENSTESEVDFIEEQIPGHNYNHLMGQLKAKGLQHKMEKTLTPSQIEEERRIEREQLAAIFDLLRRQEAELNLQDRISDQDLKQQVRLYR, encoded by the exons aTGCAGGATACACTACCCTCACTGGACTTCCTTTTCCTTGGTCTACCAGGGCACTATTCGGTGGCCCTAATTACCCTGCTCCTGTGCGTTTTGATTGCTCTCTACTTCGCCAACATCTTCAAGGACAAAACC GAATTGGAGGATGAGGGGCTGGGAGCCGACGAGCCACGCGATGAGGAGGATTCCGAGTCGAGGACTCCCCAGGGCGAAGAAACCGACGACGACGAAGCCTACGAGGAGAATTCCACCGAAAGCGAGGTGGACTTCATCGAGGAACAGATACCCGGCCACAACTACAACCACCTGATGGGCCAGCTCAAGGCCAAGGGGCTCCAGCACAAGATGGAGAAGACCCTGACTCCCAGCCAGATCGAGGAGGAGCGCCGAATAGAGCGGGAGCAGCTGGCGGCCATCTTCGATCTTCTGCGCAGGCAGGAGGCGGAACTAAATCTCCAGGATCGCATCAGCGACCAGGATCTCAAGCAGCAGGTGCGGTTATACCGCTGA
- the LOC108054328 gene encoding small integral membrane protein 8 has product MSEGKQQNPGDGIRSMRSTGVFRLINFELYTKPNKIIMGLGLTAFAGVFGYIAYMRYKYESLGYYVAVQENGQEKFIKKKSNWEQ; this is encoded by the exons ATGAGTGAAGGAAAGCAACAAAATCCCGGCGATGGCATCCGATCCATGCGAAGCACCGGAGTTTTCCGGCTGATCAACTTTGAGCTGTACACGAAACCG AACAAAATCATCATGGGCCTGGGACTGACCGCCTTTGCCGGGGTCTTCGGTTACATCGCCTACATGCGGTACAAGTACGAGAGTCTGGGCTACTATGTGGCCGTCCAGGAAAACGGACAGGAGAAGTTCATCAAGAAGAAGTCAAATTGGGAGCAGTAA